The following coding sequences are from one Microbacterium wangchenii window:
- the tmk gene encoding dTMP kinase codes for MSAPAASGLFLTFEGGDGAGKTTQARLLEQWLSDRGRAVVRTREPGGTEVGVLIRDIVLHHRGDIAPRAEALLYAADRAHHVATVVRPALERGDVVIQDRYLDSSVAYQGAGRVLDAAEIRDLSMWAAGGLLPDLTVLLDLDPAAARARREGDAKPFDRLEAERDDFHARVRAGFLDLAAAEPGRFLVIDAALPPESIAATIRDRVAALLP; via the coding sequence GTGAGCGCGCCCGCAGCATCCGGTCTGTTCCTCACGTTCGAAGGGGGCGACGGGGCCGGCAAGACCACGCAGGCCCGCCTCCTCGAGCAGTGGCTGAGCGACCGTGGCCGTGCCGTGGTGCGCACGCGCGAGCCGGGCGGGACCGAGGTGGGCGTGCTGATCCGCGACATCGTGCTGCATCACCGCGGCGACATCGCACCGCGCGCGGAGGCGCTGCTGTACGCCGCCGACCGCGCCCATCACGTCGCGACCGTCGTGCGTCCCGCGCTCGAGCGGGGCGACGTGGTCATCCAGGACCGCTACCTCGACTCCTCCGTCGCGTACCAGGGTGCGGGACGCGTGCTGGATGCGGCGGAGATCCGCGACCTGTCGATGTGGGCGGCGGGCGGCCTGCTGCCTGACCTCACGGTGCTGCTCGACCTCGACCCGGCGGCTGCCCGTGCCCGGAGGGAGGGCGACGCGAAGCCGTTCGACCGCCTCGAGGCAGAACGCGACGACTTCCACGCCCGCGTCCGCGCGGGGTTCCTCGACCTCGCCGCCGCCGAACCGGGCCGCTTCCTGGTGATCGACGCGGCCCTTCCGCCCGAGTCGATCGCCGCCACGATCCGCGATCGCGTCGCGGCCCTGCTGCCCTGA
- a CDS encoding DUF4177 domain-containing protein, with amino-acid sequence MTTWEYLTAPLLIHNTAAILNNWGKQGWELVQVVTGPEGGLVGYFKRPSGGGGENAGLGAAAQAAQQFGEGA; translated from the coding sequence ATGACCACGTGGGAATACCTCACGGCACCCCTTCTCATCCACAACACCGCCGCCATCCTCAACAACTGGGGTAAGCAGGGCTGGGAGCTCGTGCAGGTGGTGACCGGACCCGAAGGAGGGCTCGTCGGCTACTTCAAGCGGCCCAGCGGCGGCGGTGGCGAGAACGCCGGCCTCGGCGCCGCGGCGCAGGCCGCGCAGCAGTTCGGGGAGGGCGCGTGA
- the acs gene encoding acetate--CoA ligase yields the protein MSSQIDHLLSETRRFAPPAQFAADAVGTAELYERAAADREGFWADQARDLLHWHTPFTQVLDWTNPPFAEWFADGELNVAYNCLDRHVEAGNGERVALLWEGEPGEERRITYAELTDEVKRVANVLEGLGIGHGDRVAIYLPMIPEAVAAMLAVARIGAIHSVVFGGFSADSLRARIDDAGAKLVITADGGYRKGKVSPLKPAVDMALADRNGSGEQETVEHVLVVRRGGNDVEWNPERDLWWHEAVPAASADHEARPFPAENPLFILYTSGTTGKPKGILHTSGGYLAQAAFTNRVVHDVHPESDVYWCTADIGWITGHTYVTYGPLANGATQVLYEGTPDTPHPGRWWEVIEKYGVSIFYTAPTAIRSFMKIGREVPQRFDLSSLRLLGSVGEPINPEAWVWYRNIIGRESTPIVDTWWQTETGAIMISALPGITETKPGSAQVPIPGIAIDVVDDSGEHVGNGNGGLLVITEPWPSMLRGIWGDPERYKETYWDKFADKGYYFAGDGARLDEDGDVWLLGRVDDVMNVSGHRLSTAEIESALVAHESTAEAAVVGAADETTGQAVVAFVIIKQSFLKAHEPEGLAGTLRTWVGEQIGAIARPRDIYIVGELPKTRSGKIMRRLLRDVAEGREVGDTTTLADTAVMSVISKQVK from the coding sequence ATGAGCAGCCAGATCGACCATCTCCTCTCCGAAACCCGGCGTTTCGCGCCTCCGGCGCAGTTCGCTGCCGACGCGGTGGGAACCGCGGAGCTGTACGAACGCGCCGCCGCCGACCGGGAGGGCTTCTGGGCCGATCAGGCACGAGACCTGCTGCACTGGCACACCCCCTTCACGCAGGTGCTGGACTGGACCAACCCGCCGTTCGCGGAGTGGTTCGCCGACGGCGAGCTGAACGTCGCCTACAACTGCCTCGACCGCCATGTGGAGGCCGGCAACGGCGAGCGGGTCGCGCTGCTGTGGGAGGGAGAGCCCGGCGAGGAGCGCCGCATCACGTACGCCGAGCTCACCGACGAGGTCAAGCGCGTCGCCAACGTCCTGGAGGGTCTGGGCATCGGCCACGGCGACCGCGTCGCGATCTACCTGCCGATGATCCCCGAGGCCGTGGCCGCGATGCTCGCCGTCGCGCGCATCGGCGCGATCCACTCGGTCGTGTTCGGCGGGTTCTCCGCCGACAGCCTGCGCGCACGCATCGACGACGCCGGCGCGAAGCTCGTGATCACCGCCGACGGCGGCTACCGCAAGGGGAAGGTGTCGCCGCTCAAGCCCGCCGTCGACATGGCGCTGGCCGACCGCAACGGCTCAGGTGAGCAGGAGACCGTCGAGCACGTGCTGGTCGTCCGCCGCGGCGGGAACGACGTCGAGTGGAACCCCGAGCGCGACCTGTGGTGGCACGAGGCCGTGCCCGCAGCATCCGCCGATCACGAGGCCCGGCCCTTCCCCGCCGAGAACCCGCTGTTCATCCTCTACACCTCCGGAACGACGGGGAAGCCGAAGGGCATCCTGCACACCTCCGGCGGATACCTCGCCCAGGCGGCGTTCACGAACCGGGTCGTGCACGACGTGCATCCCGAGTCCGACGTGTACTGGTGCACCGCCGACATCGGCTGGATCACCGGCCACACGTACGTGACGTACGGGCCGCTGGCAAACGGCGCGACGCAGGTGCTGTACGAGGGCACCCCCGACACGCCCCACCCCGGGCGCTGGTGGGAGGTCATCGAGAAGTACGGCGTCTCGATCTTCTACACCGCCCCCACCGCCATCCGCTCCTTCATGAAGATCGGGCGCGAGGTGCCGCAGCGCTTCGACCTGTCGTCGCTGCGCCTGCTCGGCTCGGTGGGCGAGCCGATCAACCCGGAGGCGTGGGTCTGGTACCGCAACATCATCGGCCGCGAATCCACGCCCATCGTGGACACGTGGTGGCAGACCGAGACCGGCGCCATCATGATCTCCGCGCTGCCGGGGATCACCGAGACCAAGCCCGGCTCGGCACAGGTTCCGATCCCCGGCATCGCGATCGACGTCGTCGACGACTCCGGCGAGCACGTGGGCAACGGCAACGGCGGGCTGCTGGTCATCACCGAGCCGTGGCCGAGCATGCTCCGCGGCATCTGGGGCGACCCGGAGCGGTACAAGGAGACGTACTGGGACAAGTTCGCCGACAAGGGCTACTACTTCGCCGGGGACGGCGCGCGCCTCGACGAGGACGGCGACGTGTGGCTGCTCGGGCGCGTCGACGATGTCATGAACGTCTCGGGCCACCGCCTGTCGACCGCCGAGATCGAATCGGCTCTCGTGGCGCACGAGTCCACCGCCGAGGCGGCGGTGGTGGGCGCCGCCGATGAGACCACGGGTCAGGCCGTCGTGGCTTTCGTGATCATCAAGCAGAGCTTCCTCAAGGCGCACGAGCCGGAGGGTCTCGCCGGCACGCTGCGCACGTGGGTGGGCGAGCAGATCGGGGCGATCGCACGCCCCCGCGACATCTACATCGTGGGCGAGCTGCCCAAGACGCGCTCGGGCAAGATCATGCGGCGGCTGCTGCGCGACGTTGCCGAGGGCCGCGAGGTCGGTGACACCACGACCCTGGCCGACACGGCGGTGATGAGCGTCATCAGCAAGCAGGTGAAGTAG
- a CDS encoding TadE family type IV pilus minor pilin, with amino-acid sequence MSARRPRSLLGERGSATAEFAVALPAVLLVVVFGVAALGAGARQVRLQDAAADAARLVARGESADRATAVVAAAGGAADIEPRGDLVCVTARAPSALPGLPPTAATACALAGGL; translated from the coding sequence ATGAGCGCTCGCCGCCCCCGCTCGCTCCTGGGCGAGCGGGGGTCGGCCACGGCCGAGTTCGCCGTCGCCCTGCCCGCCGTGCTCCTGGTCGTGGTGTTCGGCGTCGCGGCTCTGGGGGCCGGGGCGCGCCAGGTGCGCCTGCAGGACGCCGCGGCCGATGCCGCCCGGCTGGTCGCGCGCGGGGAGAGCGCCGACCGTGCGACAGCCGTGGTCGCCGCCGCCGGTGGCGCCGCCGACATCGAGCCGCGCGGTGACCTCGTGTGCGTCACGGCCCGCGCCCCGTCCGCGCTGCCGGGCCTGCCGCCGACTGCCGCGACGGCGTGCGCATTGGCCGGGGGGCTCTGA
- a CDS encoding DUF4244 domain-containing protein, translating to MLFADESGAATAEYAIATMAAVAFAGLLVVIMRSDEVRGILTDLVRRALTVE from the coding sequence ATGCTGTTCGCCGACGAATCCGGCGCCGCCACCGCCGAGTACGCCATCGCCACGATGGCGGCGGTGGCCTTCGCCGGACTGCTCGTGGTCATCATGAGGTCGGACGAGGTGCGCGGCATCCTCACCGACCTCGTCCGCCGCGCGCTGACGGTCGAATGA
- the topA gene encoding type I DNA topoisomerase: MAHGKKLVIVESPTKMRSIQGYLGDDYEVLSSVGHIRDLASKKDIPADKKEAYGKYSIDIDNDFDPYYVVNDRKSKTVAELKRALKNADEVLLATDGDREGEAIAWHLLEVLKPKVPVKRMVFHEITKDAIRDAVQHTRELDTSLVDAQETRRVLDRLYGWDVSPVLWRKVGSGREGTALSAGRVQSAATRLVVDRERERMAFVSASYWDVEASAVRDASAFTTRLARVDGAPLARGTDFDDRGALKKAVVALDETQARELAAAIEAAGEATVTAVEAKPGTRSPKPAFTTSTLQQEAGRKLSMSAKHAMSVAQRLYEKGYITYMRTDSTALSAQAVKAARQQAVSLYGDRAVPPNPRTYRNNSKNAQEAHEAIRPSGEVFRTPASVSGELDRDEQRMYDLVWKRTVASQMSDAKYETTTVTLRVEAGDRVAEFTASGTVYTFKGFLEAYEEGRDEKRGDADKAEDQSLPALAVGDTLRMRDVEPKGHATSPKPRYTEASLVKALEEKGIGRPSTFASIIDVILDRGYVTKRGQALVPSWLAFSVVRLLEEHFADLVDYDFTAALEDDLDAIARGEQKRTEWLRSFYFGSDEQVGLRNVVDNLGEIDARELNSTRITDTATLRFGKYGPYLEVTDPAEPDSRRIVNIPDDLAPDELTPDKVQELIDAPVAGDRVLGENPENGKLIVVKDGRYGPYVQEVDPEEPENVDEATGEVVEAPKKKTAKKDAAPKPRTASLFRSMSPETIDLDMALQLLTLPRVVGADPESGEEITAQNGRFGPYLKKGTDSRSLDSEQQIFDITLEEALAKYAEPKYGARRASSALKEFDNDPTSGKPIRLRDGRFGPYVTDGTTNATIPRGENAMDVTFERAVELLADKRAKGPAPKRTAAKRAPAKKKAPAKKS; this comes from the coding sequence GTGGCACACGGAAAAAAGCTCGTCATCGTCGAGTCGCCGACGAAGATGAGGTCGATCCAGGGATACCTCGGAGACGACTATGAGGTGCTCAGCTCGGTCGGCCACATCCGCGATCTTGCGAGCAAGAAGGACATCCCTGCGGACAAGAAAGAGGCGTACGGGAAGTACTCGATCGACATCGACAACGACTTCGATCCGTACTACGTCGTCAACGACCGCAAGAGCAAGACGGTCGCCGAACTCAAGCGCGCCCTGAAGAACGCCGACGAGGTCCTGCTCGCCACCGATGGTGACCGCGAGGGTGAGGCCATCGCGTGGCACCTGCTCGAGGTGCTCAAGCCCAAGGTCCCCGTCAAGCGCATGGTCTTCCACGAGATCACGAAGGACGCCATCCGCGACGCCGTCCAGCACACGCGTGAGCTGGACACCTCCCTCGTCGACGCGCAGGAGACCCGTCGCGTCCTCGATCGCCTGTACGGCTGGGACGTCTCTCCTGTGCTGTGGCGCAAGGTCGGCTCGGGCCGCGAGGGCACGGCACTCAGCGCCGGCCGTGTGCAGTCCGCCGCCACCCGCCTCGTCGTCGACCGTGAGCGCGAGCGCATGGCCTTCGTCTCGGCGTCGTACTGGGATGTCGAGGCGTCCGCCGTCCGCGACGCCTCCGCGTTCACGACGCGGCTGGCCCGCGTCGACGGTGCGCCCCTCGCGCGCGGCACCGATTTCGATGACCGCGGCGCGCTGAAGAAGGCCGTCGTCGCCCTCGACGAGACGCAGGCGCGCGAACTCGCCGCCGCGATCGAGGCGGCGGGCGAGGCAACCGTCACCGCCGTCGAGGCCAAGCCCGGTACGCGCAGCCCCAAGCCCGCATTCACCACCTCCACGCTGCAGCAGGAGGCCGGACGCAAGCTGTCGATGAGCGCGAAGCACGCCATGAGCGTCGCCCAGCGGCTCTACGAAAAGGGCTACATCACCTATATGCGCACCGACTCGACCGCGCTGTCGGCGCAGGCCGTGAAGGCCGCGCGCCAGCAGGCGGTCTCCCTGTACGGCGACCGTGCCGTGCCGCCGAACCCGCGCACCTACCGCAACAACTCCAAGAACGCCCAGGAGGCCCACGAGGCCATCCGGCCCTCGGGTGAGGTCTTCCGTACGCCCGCGTCCGTTTCCGGCGAGCTCGATCGCGACGAGCAGCGGATGTACGACCTGGTGTGGAAGCGCACCGTGGCCAGCCAGATGTCCGACGCGAAGTACGAGACGACGACCGTCACGCTGCGCGTGGAGGCCGGCGACCGCGTCGCCGAGTTCACCGCATCCGGCACCGTGTACACCTTCAAGGGCTTCCTCGAGGCCTACGAGGAGGGACGCGACGAGAAGCGCGGCGACGCCGACAAGGCCGAGGACCAGTCCCTGCCCGCTCTCGCCGTCGGCGACACGCTGCGCATGCGCGACGTCGAGCCGAAGGGCCACGCCACGTCGCCCAAGCCCCGCTACACCGAGGCGAGCCTCGTCAAGGCGCTGGAGGAGAAGGGCATCGGACGCCCCTCCACGTTCGCGAGCATCATCGACGTGATCCTCGACCGCGGGTACGTCACCAAGCGCGGCCAGGCCCTCGTGCCGAGCTGGCTCGCGTTCAGCGTCGTGCGCCTGCTCGAGGAGCACTTCGCCGACCTCGTCGACTACGACTTCACCGCCGCGCTCGAGGACGACCTCGACGCGATCGCCCGCGGCGAGCAGAAGCGCACCGAATGGCTGCGCTCCTTCTACTTCGGTTCGGATGAGCAGGTGGGTCTTCGCAACGTCGTGGACAACCTCGGCGAGATCGACGCGCGCGAGCTCAACTCCACGCGCATCACCGACACCGCCACGTTGCGCTTCGGCAAGTACGGCCCCTATCTCGAGGTGACCGACCCCGCCGAGCCGGACTCGCGCCGCATCGTCAACATCCCCGACGACCTCGCCCCCGACGAGCTCACGCCCGACAAGGTGCAGGAGCTCATCGACGCGCCCGTCGCCGGCGACCGCGTGCTGGGGGAGAACCCGGAGAACGGCAAGCTCATCGTGGTCAAGGACGGCCGGTATGGTCCGTACGTCCAGGAGGTCGACCCGGAGGAGCCGGAGAACGTCGACGAAGCCACCGGCGAGGTCGTCGAGGCGCCGAAGAAGAAGACGGCGAAGAAGGATGCGGCGCCCAAACCCCGCACTGCCTCGCTGTTCCGCTCCATGTCGCCGGAGACGATCGACCTCGACATGGCGCTGCAGCTGCTGACGCTGCCGCGCGTCGTCGGTGCCGATCCCGAGTCGGGTGAGGAGATCACGGCGCAGAACGGCCGCTTCGGCCCGTACCTGAAGAAGGGCACCGACTCGCGGTCGCTGGATTCGGAGCAGCAGATCTTCGACATCACGCTCGAGGAGGCGCTGGCCAAGTACGCCGAGCCGAAGTACGGCGCGCGGCGTGCGTCGAGTGCGCTGAAGGAGTTCGACAACGATCCCACCAGCGGCAAGCCGATCCGCCTGCGCGACGGCCGCTTCGGCCCGTACGTGACCGACGGGACGACGAACGCGACCATCCCGCGCGGCGAGAACGCGATGGATGTCACGTTCGAACGTGCCGTGGAGCTTCTGGCCGACAAGCGTGCGAAGGGTCCCGCGCCCAAGCGCACGGCGGCCAAGCGCGCGCCGGCGAAGAAGAAGGCGCCGGCGAAGAAGTCGTGA
- a CDS encoding RidA family protein, whose protein sequence is MSVAERLADLGLELPPVATPAGAYVPAKVHGDLVFTAGQLPLVSGALPATGKVGDGHGLVPAADANEYARLCALNAIAAAADAAGGLERLAGVLKVIGFVSSVPEFTGQPGVINGASELLGDLFGDAGRHARSAVGVPVLPLDSPVEVEVVFTLA, encoded by the coding sequence GTGAGCGTCGCGGAGCGGCTCGCCGACCTCGGTCTCGAGCTGCCGCCGGTCGCAACTCCGGCCGGTGCCTACGTGCCCGCGAAGGTGCACGGCGACCTCGTCTTCACGGCCGGGCAGCTGCCCCTCGTGTCGGGCGCCCTGCCGGCCACCGGCAAGGTCGGCGACGGCCACGGCCTCGTGCCGGCTGCGGACGCCAATGAGTACGCGCGGCTGTGCGCGCTGAACGCGATCGCCGCGGCAGCGGATGCGGCGGGTGGCCTCGAGCGCCTCGCCGGCGTCCTGAAGGTCATCGGCTTCGTCTCCTCCGTCCCGGAGTTCACCGGGCAGCCCGGCGTCATCAATGGCGCGAGCGAGCTCCTCGGCGACCTCTTCGGCGACGCCGGCCGTCATGCCCGCTCGGCCGTCGGGGTGCCCGTGCTGCCGCTGGACAGCCCCGTCGAGGTCGAGGTCGTCTTCACGCTCGCCTGA
- a CDS encoding type II secretion system F family protein produces MRRRRSARPDAAVAADTVLRLAVLLRAGLAPSRAWIVLDDGGDPVAGRVRAAVTRGEAVSDALAAEGGAWNDVAAAWTVATTVGAPLSESLRDVASALRDGQRTADDIRVALAEPASTARLLGWLPLVAVVLGLALGFDTALVLATTPIGLACLVGGVVLMVIAHRWNAALVRRAAAAPGIPGMAAELTAIALAGGASIDRARGLVRDATGDAAGADVDEVLALSRAAGVPAVELLRSSAWLTRHRARTDGRLRAARLSARLLLPLGVCTLPSFLLLGVAPMMLSILSSGVLTL; encoded by the coding sequence ATGAGGCGTCGCAGGTCGGCCCGTCCGGACGCAGCCGTCGCGGCGGACACTGTGCTGCGCCTGGCCGTGCTGTTGCGGGCAGGCCTGGCACCGTCCCGCGCGTGGATCGTCCTCGACGACGGGGGCGACCCGGTCGCCGGCCGCGTGCGCGCCGCCGTCACGCGCGGCGAGGCGGTGTCCGACGCGCTCGCCGCCGAGGGCGGTGCGTGGAACGACGTCGCGGCGGCGTGGACGGTGGCCACCACGGTGGGGGCGCCGCTGTCGGAGAGCCTTCGCGACGTCGCGTCGGCGCTGCGTGACGGGCAGCGTACGGCCGATGACATTCGCGTCGCGCTGGCCGAGCCCGCCTCCACCGCGAGGCTGCTGGGCTGGTTGCCCCTGGTCGCCGTCGTGCTGGGTCTCGCGCTCGGCTTCGACACCGCACTCGTCCTCGCCACGACGCCGATCGGCCTCGCGTGCCTCGTGGGCGGAGTCGTCCTCATGGTGATCGCCCACCGCTGGAACGCCGCGCTCGTCCGGCGGGCTGCGGCCGCACCCGGCATTCCGGGGATGGCGGCCGAACTCACCGCGATCGCCCTGGCCGGGGGGGCGTCGATCGACCGGGCGCGCGGGCTGGTGCGCGACGCCACCGGCGACGCGGCCGGCGCGGACGTCGACGAGGTCCTCGCCCTCTCCCGCGCGGCGGGGGTTCCGGCCGTGGAGCTGCTGCGCTCATCGGCGTGGCTCACCCGCCACCGGGCCCGCACCGACGGGCGGCTGCGGGCCGCCCGTCTGTCCGCGCGGCTGCTCCTCCCGCTCGGAGTGTGCACGCTGCCGTCCTTCCTCCTTCTGGGGGTCGCCCCGATGATGCTGAGCATCCTCTCCTCCGGCGTGCTGACCCTCTGA
- a CDS encoding TadA family conjugal transfer-associated ATPase, which translates to MPEAFVVAPRRPPAEPPPTRNPSPAPVVARDAALAPFARFLDEPGVTDLFVNGADGLFVDRGDGPRRVREWRAAESDVRDLAVALIGAGGRHIDDATPCVDVRLAGGVRVHAVLPPIAHAGTTISVRIPRTLAPGLDELVGLGLTDDAGAQRLKQLVRDRVNLLITGAAGSGKTTLLAALLSQAPAGERIVTIEDVAELRLRHPHHVALEARQPNLEGAGGIGLAQLVREALRMRPDRLVVGECRGAEVRELLSALNTGHDGGAGTLHASGLPDVPARLEALGALAGLDDAALARQVVSAIGCVVHLARDPQGGRRVAGVGRPVLRDGRLHLEETPWV; encoded by the coding sequence ATGCCCGAGGCCTTCGTCGTCGCACCGCGGCGTCCGCCTGCCGAGCCGCCGCCCACCCGGAATCCTTCACCCGCACCCGTCGTCGCCCGTGACGCGGCGCTGGCGCCGTTCGCCCGGTTCCTCGATGAACCCGGCGTCACCGACCTCTTCGTCAACGGTGCGGACGGCCTGTTCGTCGACCGCGGCGACGGTCCACGCCGCGTCCGCGAGTGGCGTGCGGCGGAATCGGATGTGCGCGATCTCGCCGTCGCCCTCATCGGTGCCGGCGGCCGCCATATCGATGACGCGACGCCGTGCGTGGACGTGCGCCTGGCCGGCGGTGTGCGCGTGCACGCCGTCCTGCCCCCGATCGCGCACGCGGGCACGACGATCTCCGTCCGCATCCCGCGGACGCTCGCGCCGGGGCTGGACGAGCTGGTCGGCCTTGGTCTCACCGATGACGCCGGTGCGCAGCGGCTGAAGCAGCTCGTCCGCGACCGCGTGAACCTCCTCATCACGGGCGCGGCCGGGTCCGGCAAGACCACGCTGCTGGCGGCGCTGCTCTCCCAGGCGCCGGCAGGCGAGCGCATCGTCACGATCGAGGACGTCGCCGAGCTGAGGTTGCGGCATCCGCATCATGTCGCGCTGGAGGCGCGGCAGCCGAACCTGGAGGGGGCGGGCGGGATCGGCCTGGCGCAGCTCGTGCGCGAGGCGCTGCGCATGCGTCCGGACCGGCTCGTGGTGGGGGAGTGCCGTGGTGCGGAGGTGCGGGAGCTGCTGTCGGCCCTGAACACCGGACACGACGGCGGGGCCGGCACCCTGCACGCGAGCGGACTGCCGGACGTGCCGGCCCGGCTGGAGGCGCTGGGTGCCCTGGCGGGGCTGGACGACGCGGCGTTGGCCCGCCAGGTGGTCAGCGCGATCGGATGCGTCGTGCATCTGGCGCGCGACCCTCAGGGCGGCCGCCGGGTCGCCGGCGTCGGGCGGCCGGTGCTGCGGGACGGGCGTCTGCACCTCGAGGAGACGCCGTGGGTATGA